Proteins encoded by one window of Pseudomonas sp. PSKL.D1:
- a CDS encoding SCO family protein: protein MTGSWRILLALAVFAASTPYWPIHAPAKAEASTPWGADYFPNTPLLTQDGQQVHFFDDLIKDKVVAINFIFTGCSDSCPVETARLRQVQKILGDRVGKDVFLYSISIDPYNDTPATLKRYAEKFGIGPGWTLLTGEPADIEQLRRRLGLYIEGLENGRSKDHNLSLIIGNQATGRWMKASPFESPYILADRLGNSLHNWKQATATSNDYASAPDIRPPSSGEQIFRTRCSSCHTVGNVEPGQPGIGPDLLGVTRQRDARWLVRWLKEPDQMLAEKDPLATLLFEQYNRLAMPNMRLGEAEVHALLSYLEEETTRLQAPLADRGKP, encoded by the coding sequence ATGACCGGCTCATGGCGCATCCTGCTGGCACTGGCCGTGTTCGCCGCCAGCACCCCCTATTGGCCCATCCACGCGCCGGCTAAGGCCGAGGCCTCCACCCCGTGGGGCGCCGACTACTTTCCCAACACCCCTCTGCTCACGCAGGACGGCCAGCAGGTGCACTTCTTCGACGACCTGATCAAGGACAAGGTGGTTGCCATCAACTTCATCTTCACCGGCTGCTCCGACTCCTGCCCGGTGGAAACCGCCCGCCTGCGCCAGGTGCAGAAAATCCTCGGTGACCGGGTGGGTAAAGACGTGTTCCTCTATTCAATCAGCATCGACCCCTACAACGACACGCCCGCCACCCTCAAACGCTATGCCGAAAAATTCGGCATCGGCCCCGGCTGGACTTTGCTCACCGGCGAGCCCGCCGACATCGAACAACTGCGCCGCCGCCTGGGCTTGTATATAGAAGGCCTGGAAAACGGCCGCTCCAAGGACCACAACCTGAGCCTGATCATCGGCAACCAGGCCACCGGCCGCTGGATGAAGGCCTCGCCGTTTGAAAGCCCCTACATCCTGGCCGATCGCCTGGGCAACAGCCTGCACAACTGGAAGCAGGCCACCGCCACCAGCAACGACTACGCCAGTGCACCAGACATTCGCCCGCCCAGCAGCGGTGAGCAGATCTTCCGTACCCGCTGCTCGTCGTGCCATACCGTGGGCAATGTCGAACCCGGCCAGCCCGGCATCGGCCCCGACCTGCTCGGCGTTACCCGCCAGCGTGATGCGCGCTGGCTGGTGCGCTGGCTGAAGGAGCCGGACCAGATGCTGGCCGAAAAAGACCCGCTGGCCACCTTGCTGTTCGAGCAGTACAACCGCCTGGCCATGCCCAACATGCGCCTGGGCGAAGCCGAGGTGCATGCCCTGCTCAGCTACCTGGAAGAAGAAACCACGCGGTTGCAGGCCCCGTTGGCAGATCGGGGGAAACCTTAA